The nucleotide window TGCTTTCAATACGAACCCAAGTATGTTCTTTAGAATAGTTTAGATCTTTCGGAACTTCCATTTTTTAGATTTTGAAGATTAATAGCCACGTCTTAGATTTTCTGCATACTCGTTTGGAAGAGGACTGTCTTCCACTGCCTTTGCCGCCTTTTCAAAGTCATAGTCGAAGCGGATAAATTCTACACTGATGCTTTCTTTGTTCAATATAGAACTGTTTTCATCAACTGTCAACATCACGTAACCACCTCTGATATCATTGTCTTTCGGCTTCCCAACAGAACCGATATTTACTGCGTGACGAAAATGATCCTGTCCATCAATACCCGAATTTAAAATCCTGTGATATGGCTTATGGGTATGTCCAAAACACATAATGTCAGCGTCAGCTTGTTCCATAATGCGGAGCATACTTTTTTCTTCACGGTCTTCAAAAAGATATTCATTTATTTTTCTGGGGCTCCCGTGTACCAAAAGCAGGTTTAGCTTGTCTTCATTCAATTGAAATTCTACTTTTATATGTGCTGGAAGTGTACGCAGGTAAGCACGTTCGTCATCTTTCATCAACGAATTGGTAAAAGAAATGGAAATATTTCCATTGTCCTTCTCAGCGTCTGTTTTGTACGCACAACCACATTCATTACTCATTCTCCCAATGCCAAAATCGTAGTTGCCGGCAATAGTTGGTATTTTTCTTTTACGGATTTCATTGACCACTTCATTTGGCCAGATATTGTAACCTACTAAATCTCCCAAGCAATAAATGCTGTCGGGATTTCTTTTTTCAACATCTGCAAAGAATGCTTCCAATGCAGGGAGATTAGCGTGAATGTCGCTGAATAATGCAATTTTCATTTTTTGTTGATTTTTTTATTGATATTATTTTAACAACATCCGCCACCTGGTGTGCAAGAATTGCCATTATTTACGCTAAGGTTAGATAAGTTTTTCTTTTCTTTTTCTGTCGGAATTCCACAAGCGTCTTGTGCTAAACAAGCTGTAGTCTTATTTTTTAGAATAAATATTTTCCCATTGAATTCTAAATCATATTTTCCAATAGTATTACTTTGATATTCAACTTCAATATCAAAATCCTCGATTCCTAATTTATCCTCGGAAAGTTTGATAATGTTGAGTAATTTATTAGGTTTCAAACGATGTTCAAAATCATCAGCATTCCAAAGCTGGAAATTCACAACCTT belongs to Chryseobacterium sp. KACC 21268 and includes:
- a CDS encoding metallophosphoesterase family protein, with protein sequence MKIALFSDIHANLPALEAFFADVEKRNPDSIYCLGDLVGYNIWPNEVVNEIRKRKIPTIAGNYDFGIGRMSNECGCAYKTDAEKDNGNISISFTNSLMKDDERAYLRTLPAHIKVEFQLNEDKLNLLLVHGSPRKINEYLFEDREEKSMLRIMEQADADIMCFGHTHKPYHRILNSGIDGQDHFRHAVNIGSVGKPKDNDIRGGYVMLTVDENSSILNKESISVEFIRFDYDFEKAAKAVEDSPLPNEYAENLRRGY
- a CDS encoding DUF6428 family protein, which translates into the protein MKLSEIKQILPTLENVEFQLENGTFVPEHFHVTEVGMINKNFIDCGGVIRSEKVVNFQLWNADDFEHRLKPNKLLNIIKLSEDKLGIEDFDIEVEYQSNTIGKYDLEFNGKIFILKNKTTACLAQDACGIPTEKEKKNLSNLSVNNGNSCTPGGGCC